The Mytilus edulis chromosome 4, xbMytEdul2.2, whole genome shotgun sequence nucleotide sequence TGAGTTAATTTTACGATTTTTGTCTATGCAATCATGGCAATGGTGTGGAATTTCATTTACTTAGTACtttcttaattttgattattCTAAGTTTTGCGTTTACAAGTGTTTGAAATTGTCAGTATAATAAGTGTATTTCTTTCTATTACAGATATAAGGATAGTAACAGATATAAGATAGTAGCAAGTATAAGCATAGTAACATATATAAGGATAGTAACAGATATAATATAGTAGCAAGTATAAGCATAGTAACATATATAAGGATAGTAACAGATATAAGGATAGTAGCAGGTATAAGGATAGTAACAGATATAAGGATAGTTACATATATAAGGATAATAGCAGATATAACGATAGTTACAGATATAAGGGTAGTGACAGATATAAGGATAGACTTAGTGACAGATATAAGGATAGTTACAGATATAAGGATAGTGGCAGATATAAAGATAGTAACAGACAATAAATATGCATCAACTGCCCTTGTTTACACTACTACTTCTGCTAGTACCCTTTGTGTCAGGTCAGTGTTCGGATTCAACCGTCACCAATATTGATATGTCCAACCGAGGTATAACTGAAATTGACGAGTTATTATTCTCAAATTGTAATCCACAAGCTATCAGTATTGACCTGTCTGGAAACCAAATTACACATATAAATGCAACTTCTTTTGCATCCTATGATGCGGGACTTAgtcaaaaatatatttctttgttttaccAACTGAAAACATTAAATTTGAATGATAATCAAATTACCTCAATAAATCCGGATGCTTTTAAATACACCAAAGTTCTGGACACACTAAACATGCGGAACAATCAGATCCGGTCATTAGAATCTGATGTCTTTGAACCTATTGGCAATACATTGGTCACCTTGGTGTTGTccaataatgaaatagaatcCATTGGTGAGTCGGTGTTTGGTAACAACCTAAAAAAACTCCGTCATGTTGACCTTTCATACAATAAAATGACATATATGGAAGCATGGCCGTATATTCCACCTTCTATCATAAAATTTGATCTTAGTCATAACGATGTGAATGAATTTACCAATCGACTTAACTGGACTTATAACCTGCAGGAACCTTATCATACCTATGTTGATTTAAGATACAATAAATTTACCAGATGGGACGATCAGTGGATCAAGAGATACCAGAAACCTGGCGGGGATTTCGTAGGGGACTTTGTTACCTATCAGGCAGACATTACAAACAATAACTGGACATGCGATTGCCATATGCATTATTTGGCATCAAAAATTCAGAAATCCTTTTACAGGTATGCAAAATCGGAACTTTCAAATGTTAAATGTAGTAATCCGCCAAATCTTAGAGGACAACGTATCCTGACAGTAGACCTTAACGAATTTAATTGTGACGTAGCAAACTGTTCATTTGGATGCACGTGTACAAACATATCCGAAACAAAAATTTTACAAGTAGATTGTATGAATGGAAACTTAATTAAACTACCTATGAAACTACCAAACATTCCAGACAGAACAATAATGTTAGACGTTTCTAATAACAATATTTGGAAAATAGACCCAAGACCATATGTTGACCAACTCGTGAAATTCAATGCAGCGAATAATAAACTTGTATTTATTGATCAAGAGACTGTCAAGAATATGACGCAGTCAAATTTGTCTATGAACATATCGAACAATAATCTCAAGTTTTTACCGAACtctattcaaaatataaaatatatttccatTAGTGACAATCCATTTATGTGTGACTGTAATATGACATGGATGAAAGGATGGCTTGAACTGGATTCTATAGTAGAACCGGATAAGTCCattacatgtaaaacaaaagaaggaGACGTCCATAAGATAATTGACGTTACAGAAAGCCTACTCGACTGTAATTATGATACTGAAATCGGTTTGGCAGTTGGTTTTGGTATTCTGTTAATTCTAGTCGTGATAGGGATCGTTTGGGCTAAGCGTTGTCCATATGAGACAAAAGTTCTCGTTTTCAAGTTTTTTAGAATCCATCCTAGTGATAAATATAAGATTGATGACGAAGTGAAATCGTACGATGCTTACATCTCATTTGATGATGAGAATATACACATACGACAATGGGTGATACGAAAACTGAAGAAACGTTTAGAGGAGAAGAAACAAGAATTATTTATACCGGTCATTCATGCGACATTGGGCGACGATAGGGCAGATCAGATTGTAAGATCTATGGAAAACAGTAAAAGAGTGATCATTATACTATCAGACAAATATGATGAAAATGAATGGAGTGTTTTTGAATGTCAGCAGGCGGAAATGCTGAATCCTAATGAAGGTAGaattatattcattaaatatCATCCAGAAGCTGAGGACATGGTACAAAAAGAACCATGGAAATCTCGCGTAAAGGATAGAAAAGTTTTAGCAATAGGCGAAAAATCTAGTGAACACCAATGGTTTTGGGACAAACTTAAATATGAACTTCCGGTAAAATAGTTTTTCACAAACGATATTACAGAAAACAAATTCTAAATATTATTCAATGTTTTGTGAAATCAATGATCCTTTTGTGTCATCGTAAAATCGGATAAAAAGTTGATGCGTTATAAAGGCCTTAGATATATCTGTGCTAAAGCTTCTGACACTAATATACAGTATTGtcaagaaaaataatgaaatcatacatgtacaaactttacatattttaaaacaatatgaaTGGTTGTCAGAAGAACGTGTTATTTAAAAGGTGTGCTTGATATGTAGTGTACCATGTAGTTATTGCCTTGAACAGTGCATTTTTTATACTTGTTAAAATATATGCCCTGGAAATTGAACAACTAATTGATATTAAACGTTAAAGACTACTTTATTGGTGAAAAGCTCTGGTACGAAACATCCAGCGACTCTTTTTATGAACATTTTAGTATAACTTAAGATAAACGTTTATCTTTAAAGATTTTTTGAGAAAAGAGTCTCTGCATTGTTACTCATAcagaaaataaagataataaaagaAATTGGGAGGATGTAAAACTGTTTTGTGTTAATTTAATAATTTGACTGTCATAAAAGTGTGGGAAAGATTGTTTGTTTAAACGCTTAATGAAATAAAGTTCTCTGTTTAgtgcaaaattataaaaaatattgcgCCATCTGTAGCGGTTACATTTAATTCGTCAAGTACATTTTTAATGACTATCTCTAGAAGAAACGTCTGTTGTCTTTGAAACTGTATGTTTGACGAGAAACACCATTTTAAGAGCGAGCTAAACCTTTTGTCTTTTAATCTGTATGTTTGACGAAAAACACTGTTGAGTGCGATGTAAAGCTTTTCCAAATTAAGCAACGGAACACTTGCAACAACTCTGATTGATCTGTAGGTGGCACaatcagggttggcaaagtattacgcGCTCGTTAAAACCAACGTTTGACAATACGCATACAATCATGGTTTTTGTCAACACTGAGCATAAATAAGGCAAATATTTTTCCGTAAAAGAGTTAAACGATACAAGAGGGAATCCTTACTCATtagttaaatatatatgtattgataCTCAAACATGAAATAcctttcaattttgaattttgtataCGGAAGTTTTTTGTAATTGTTCATTTTGTGAATCAAACGAAACATCAGAAGAAAAGAATCCTGCAAATTGAATGACAAGTTGCTACATACAAGTCTTATAATCATCGGCAAATTTGCCCCTTTACTCCTAAAGCGCTACTACAATTTGTTTGACAGAACTGAAAGAGAAATTTTCAAATCTTTGGGAATTTAAGGGATCAAAATCCAATAGATTTAGAATAAAAGCGTAATGAAGATCGTTGTCGCCGACGACAGAAGCATTAGTTTCGTCGTTGTCTGTTTGATTTTTGTTCACGCTACATGTAACTGTAGTAATTATTCACCGTTCCTGTGTAGTAGTATCTTACTTCCGTATTACAGCAGATTTTATTGATAGTCTCATTGTGGTTTGGAGAATATATAAACATGGTTGCAGTCGCCCTAACaacttattttgttattttcaatcCAATTATGATGCGATTTTTAGTTTGAATTAGTTAACCTTGTTCTGCAAGTAGACACATTCCCAGTATAGGTGGGATTCGTTTGCTAATTCTTTCGTTTACTTTATAGTGGTTTGTGGATTCGTTTGGTAATTTTTTCGTTTACTATATAGTTTTTTTGTGGATAACTTTTCgttattttatattctttctaCCATTGCGTAatcaaattttactaaaatcCCGTTCCCTATTCACGAATGTGACATTCCGAATAAAACTGTTTGTAAAAACATGAGCAACAGCGACGGtagccacatgtggaacaggatctgcttaacctttcGAAGCACAtgaaatcacccccagtttttttgtggtgttcgtgttgctaagtctttagttttctatgttgtgtcttgtgtactattatttgtctgtttgtctttttcttttttagtcatggtattgtcagtttattttcgaactttgagtttgactgtccctctagtatctatCGCCACTCTTTTTAAATAGATCCTTGGATTCGTTGTCATCAACAAccttttatatcaaatttaaaccCATTTATTACCAGCAAAATAAAAGTATAAGTTGTTGTCAGGCATTCTTTTTTGTTACTTAATATGTTCTGTGGCAAAAAATATTCTATTGGAAATTTAAATTTAGTCCAGtagttaatccaccattttttcttaaatgccttgtaccaagtcaggaaaatggccattgttatattttagttcgtttctgagtgtgttacattttaatgttgtgtttctcttgtgtcgtagttctcttatatttgatacgtttctctcagttttagtttgtaacccggatttgttttttttctatcaatatatgaatttcgaacagcggtgtactactgttgcctttatttaaacccGGAAGATTTTGTAATACCGGTAAATACTGCTGTAAATCGATTTAAAGATAAAAGTGATTAGGTTATTGAACTAGTAAAAGTCTTGTTCACTTTGtttgaaagcaaatttacagatctaacatggttgggttgatgtttagacgagttgtatatatatatatatattgctttcgcaaatttttggttcttccctcgccgggattcgtatatatatatatacaactcgtctaaacatcaacccaacaatgttagatctgtaaatttgctttcgcaaatttttggttcttccctcgccgggattcgaacccatgctactgtgatatcgtgacaccaaatcgcctgcactgcagccgtccctctagaccacacgaccacctgggttctaaaaaaaaagagctttcgctggccgtgtgttacctttccacgtcagttttaatctagcggcgtactgcagtacatgatatataaggcatgaagatgttattgttacagatcagctaaattatctatagtaaaggatcctacaaattaatgtaagatacagtcacagaaaataactatatttataagtacgtctgagtcagtgacaactcctATAAGATATGCATGTTATATGTTTCGCTGAAtatttggccgttagttttcttgtttgaattgttttatatttgtcatttcggggtcttttatagctgacaatgcggtatgggctttgcttatacttattaatttctgtgtcatttgatctctggtgaagatattttataattggcaatcataccacatcttcttttttatatactaaaaTCTTCATTgcggaaaaataaaataaaattctatcCGGGGAAATTTATACCGGTTATCCACCTTAAATCGATTTGCATCAGTATTTACCAGCACTGCGATTAAATCGCAATGTTTCAATAGATTATTTCACACCACCGAACATATTGAGTAACACTTAAGAAAAAAGAGCTTATCATcaattattgtaataaaatatatgaaaatagtagaattaactatt carries:
- the LOC139519115 gene encoding protein toll-like; this encodes MHQLPLFTLLLLLVPFVSGQCSDSTVTNIDMSNRGITEIDELLFSNCNPQAISIDLSGNQITHINATSFASYDAGLSQKYISLFYQLKTLNLNDNQITSINPDAFKYTKVLDTLNMRNNQIRSLESDVFEPIGNTLVTLVLSNNEIESIGESVFGNNLKKLRHVDLSYNKMTYMEAWPYIPPSIIKFDLSHNDVNEFTNRLNWTYNLQEPYHTYVDLRYNKFTRWDDQWIKRYQKPGGDFVGDFVTYQADITNNNWTCDCHMHYLASKIQKSFYRYAKSELSNVKCSNPPNLRGQRILTVDLNEFNCDVANCSFGCTCTNISETKILQVDCMNGNLIKLPMKLPNIPDRTIMLDVSNNNIWKIDPRPYVDQLVKFNAANNKLVFIDQETVKNMTQSNLSMNISNNNLKFLPNSIQNIKYISISDNPFMCDCNMTWMKGWLELDSIVEPDKSITCKTKEGDVHKIIDVTESLLDCNYDTEIGLAVGFGILLILVVIGIVWAKRCPYETKVLVFKFFRIHPSDKYKIDDEVKSYDAYISFDDENIHIRQWVIRKLKKRLEEKKQELFIPVIHATLGDDRADQIVRSMENSKRVIIILSDKYDENEWSVFECQQAEMLNPNEGRIIFIKYHPEAEDMVQKEPWKSRVKDRKVLAIGEKSSEHQWFWDKLKYELPVK